Proteins encoded within one genomic window of Flavobacterium oreochromis:
- a CDS encoding DUF5686 family protein, which translates to MPTYLSLDSLITARKYEKKLKIGRKIINGYYPISFFDLDLRYLFKFNNHEGIRIGLGGITNDHFSKYFKTEAYFGYGTKDYDFKKGLTASFLLDRTSETWFGIGYQDDVTEIANNNFEIDRKTFKIYDSRPFNLTTFFDHHTYRAFIENKIIPKTESILQLTKSNITPLFNYHYEIDGQSYKTFYLNALTFSLQWNPFSKYMQTPSGRIEYRKEYPKFTFQLSKTLPFSLNDLFQYTRYDFRFEYQKKVFNNHKIDFKIETGYIDGIAPITHLYSHSPNNLQKEKMIERINFAGRESFETMFFNEFFSNKALYAHIQYQLPKWEISRQINPIFNTVLRYGLGSLNSKDNHKEITFKTLEKGYWESGIEITQIYNGLGISSFYRFGPNQLPSFKDNLAIKLSLQIDLGFND; encoded by the coding sequence TTGCCTACTTACCTATCTTTAGACAGCTTAATAACTGCCAGAAAATATGAAAAAAAGCTTAAAATTGGTCGCAAAATAATTAATGGATACTACCCTATAAGTTTTTTCGATTTAGATTTACGCTATCTCTTCAAATTCAATAATCATGAAGGTATTCGTATAGGATTAGGAGGTATTACTAATGATCATTTTTCTAAATATTTCAAAACAGAAGCTTATTTTGGTTATGGAACTAAAGATTATGATTTTAAAAAAGGGCTTACAGCTTCCTTTTTACTAGACCGTACTTCTGAAACATGGTTTGGAATTGGTTATCAAGATGATGTAACTGAAATAGCTAACAATAATTTTGAAATAGATAGAAAAACATTTAAAATTTATGACTCAAGACCTTTTAACTTAACGACTTTCTTTGATCATCATACTTATAGAGCATTTATAGAAAATAAAATAATTCCCAAAACGGAATCTATTCTTCAACTAACAAAAAGTAATATCACCCCTTTATTCAATTATCATTATGAAATTGATGGTCAATCATATAAAACATTTTATTTAAACGCACTTACCTTTTCTTTACAATGGAATCCTTTTAGCAAATACATGCAAACTCCTAGCGGTAGAATTGAATATAGAAAAGAATATCCAAAATTTACTTTTCAGCTTTCAAAAACACTTCCTTTCTCTTTAAATGACTTATTTCAGTATACACGGTATGATTTTCGATTTGAATACCAAAAAAAAGTATTCAATAATCACAAAATTGATTTTAAAATAGAAACAGGATATATAGATGGCATAGCCCCTATCACACATTTATACAGTCATTCACCTAATAATTTACAAAAGGAAAAAATGATTGAACGAATAAATTTTGCTGGAAGAGAGAGCTTTGAGACAATGTTTTTTAATGAATTTTTTTCAAACAAAGCTCTTTATGCTCATATTCAATATCAACTCCCTAAATGGGAAATTAGTAGACAAATAAATCCTATTTTTAATACTGTTCTTAGATACGGATTAGGAAGTCTTAACTCAAAAGACAATCATAAAGAAATTACATTCAAAACCCTTGAAAAAGGTTACTGGGAATCAGGTATAGAAATAACCCAAATCTATAACGGCTTAGGTATTTCTAGCTTTTACAGATTTGGGCCTAATCAACTACCTTCATTCAAAGATAATTTAGCTATAAAACTAAGTTTACAAATTGATTTAGGGTTTAATGATTAA
- a CDS encoding DUF5686 family protein codes for MPKYNYLIIFILLFPICLYGQETADFYIKKILLYQYSNQTPNYQLTSYNKLIITADPKNSYGHIDTIYKYKRGNKIIKEIDSSDYKFKKIISKQHLYQAEKISVITKNKKNIKEEIIATRMAGFKEPIAEYFTLQLHPFNLYDSKLEIAEKEYTNPISEKGLNKYIFSILNYTSEQNRKLVRIKFNPKNSKNKSLVKGEILVDIENFNIAKARFYTLGKIECRSIHSYTYNEVAHHWIPSHTQLILKKEIANIQ; via the coding sequence ATGCCCAAATACAATTACTTGATAATCTTTATTTTGTTGTTTCCTATATGTTTATATGGACAGGAAACTGCTGATTTTTATATAAAAAAAATCTTACTTTATCAATATAGTAATCAAACGCCTAATTATCAATTAACCAGTTATAACAAACTAATCATTACAGCGGATCCTAAAAATTCATACGGTCATATTGATACCATTTATAAATATAAAAGGGGTAATAAAATCATTAAAGAAATTGATTCGTCTGATTACAAATTCAAAAAAATAATATCAAAACAACATTTGTATCAAGCCGAAAAAATTTCAGTTATTACTAAAAATAAAAAAAACATAAAAGAAGAGATAATTGCTACACGTATGGCTGGCTTTAAAGAACCTATAGCAGAATACTTTACACTACAATTACATCCTTTTAATCTCTATGATTCAAAATTAGAAATTGCAGAAAAAGAATACACAAATCCTATTTCAGAAAAAGGCTTAAATAAATACATTTTCTCTATTCTTAATTATACATCTGAACAAAATCGAAAACTTGTACGAATAAAATTTAATCCAAAAAACTCTAAAAATAAAAGTTTAGTAAAAGGAGAAATACTTGTAGATATTGAAAACTTTAATATTGCCAAGGCTCGTTTTTATACATTAGGAAAAATAGAATGCCGCTCAATACATTCATATACTTATAATGAAGTAGCTCATCATTGGATTCCTTCACATACACAATTAATTCTAAAAAAGGAAATAGCAAATATCCAATAA
- a CDS encoding TetR/AcrR family transcriptional regulator encodes MKHLFSNIKIAVNDKLYVKDPETSELGRKIIQNSIILIDEIGFDLFTFKKLGERIQSNESSIYRYFENKHKLMLYLSSWYWAWMEYHIVFSTTNIKDVQEKLEKAIQIVSQNIQDDTNTPHINEAILNRIIVSEFTKTFLTKEVDEENKEGYFLVYKRVVNRLVDIINEINPSYQYAKSLSSTIVEGALHQQFIKQHFKTITNFNEKDDVSSFFIDLAKKTIL; translated from the coding sequence ATGAAACATCTTTTTTCAAACATAAAAATAGCAGTCAATGACAAATTATATGTCAAAGATCCTGAAACTTCAGAATTAGGAAGAAAAATTATTCAGAATAGTATTATTCTTATAGATGAAATAGGTTTTGATTTGTTTACCTTTAAAAAACTAGGAGAACGAATTCAATCTAATGAAAGTTCTATTTATCGTTATTTTGAAAATAAACACAAGTTGATGTTGTATTTATCATCTTGGTATTGGGCTTGGATGGAATATCATATAGTTTTTAGCACTACTAATATTAAAGATGTACAAGAAAAGTTAGAAAAAGCTATTCAAATAGTTTCTCAAAATATACAAGATGATACTAATACACCTCATATAAATGAAGCTATTTTAAATAGAATCATTGTTTCAGAGTTTACAAAAACCTTTTTAACTAAAGAAGTAGATGAGGAAAATAAAGAAGGTTATTTTTTAGTATATAAAAGGGTAGTAAATAGATTAGTTGATATTATTAATGAAATAAATCCTTCTTACCAGTATGCAAAAAGTTTGTCTTCTACTATAGTAGAAGGAGCATTACATCAACAATTTATAAAACAACATTTTAAAACAATTACTAATTTTAATGAAAAAGACGATGTGTCTAGTTTCTTTATTGATTTAGCTAAAAAAACAATATTATGA
- a CDS encoding peptidase domain-containing ABC transporter: MTPFERFKKLISLDKRDIYQIFLYAIFAGIISLSLPLGIQTIINFIQAGQISTSWVVLVFVVIVGVALAGIMKIMQFRITENLQQKIFVRASFEFAYRFPRIKTSEFHNEYPPELANRFFDTLNVQKGVSKLLLDISTALLQILFGIVLLSLYHSFFIFFGIILIILLYLIYRMNFEVGLATSLKESKYKYKVAHWLQEIARNHISFKNQNLFLFSLEKNDKLVNEYLEQRESHFKILRKQFVQLVGFKILLTAGLLIIGGILVLNQQMNIGQFVAAEIVILSIVAAVEKLFSGLELFYDVLTSLEKLGAVVDKEVEVLTTDSSLYKLEKITAIHIETKDLTFSYKGTDVPALSNVNIKIEPKDRVLIKGDNGAGKTTLIRLLARLIEPSSGTIYLNETNYKKYSLEEFRAKIAIVTLNEAPFEGTILENITCNNSNITMEQLIDVLDKVKLTEVIKNLPNGLDTQLFPEGKQINSSVTQKIVLARCIIQQPRILFLEDPVDKSDDKSAKEIIDYLTNKEHDWTLVVVSKNPYWEQKCNKIVTIDNGHLV, translated from the coding sequence ATGACGCCATTTGAACGATTTAAAAAACTTATTTCTTTAGATAAAAGAGATATATATCAGATTTTTTTATACGCCATTTTTGCCGGTATAATAAGTTTATCATTACCATTAGGAATACAAACTATTATAAATTTTATACAAGCAGGACAAATAAGTACATCTTGGGTTGTGTTAGTCTTTGTAGTAATTGTAGGTGTTGCCCTAGCTGGAATTATGAAAATTATGCAGTTTCGAATTACTGAAAACTTGCAACAAAAAATATTTGTTCGTGCTTCTTTCGAATTTGCGTACCGATTTCCAAGAATAAAAACGAGTGAATTTCATAATGAATACCCTCCTGAATTAGCTAATCGTTTTTTTGATACCTTAAATGTACAAAAAGGAGTTTCAAAATTATTATTAGATATTTCTACAGCATTATTACAAATTCTTTTTGGAATTGTTTTACTATCCTTATATCATTCCTTCTTTATTTTTTTTGGAATAATATTAATAATTTTATTATACCTTATTTACCGTATGAATTTTGAAGTTGGATTAGCAACTAGTTTAAAAGAATCAAAATATAAATATAAAGTAGCTCATTGGTTGCAGGAGATAGCTCGTAATCATATTAGTTTTAAAAATCAGAATCTATTCTTATTTTCCTTAGAAAAAAATGACAAATTAGTAAATGAATATTTAGAACAGAGAGAAAGTCATTTTAAAATATTACGAAAACAGTTTGTTCAATTAGTAGGATTTAAAATATTACTAACTGCTGGCTTATTAATAATAGGAGGGATTTTAGTGCTAAATCAGCAAATGAATATAGGTCAGTTCGTAGCCGCTGAAATTGTAATTTTAAGTATTGTAGCCGCTGTAGAAAAATTATTTTCAGGTTTAGAATTATTTTATGATGTTCTTACTTCATTAGAAAAGTTAGGAGCTGTTGTAGATAAAGAAGTAGAAGTTTTAACAACAGATAGTAGTTTATATAAATTAGAAAAAATAACCGCTATACATATAGAAACAAAGGATCTAACATTTTCTTATAAAGGAACAGACGTACCTGCTTTATCTAATGTTAATATAAAAATAGAACCAAAAGATCGTGTACTAATTAAAGGGGATAATGGGGCAGGAAAAACAACACTTATACGATTATTAGCACGATTGATAGAACCTAGTTCAGGAACTATTTATCTTAATGAAACTAATTATAAAAAATATTCATTAGAAGAATTTAGAGCTAAAATAGCTATTGTTACCTTAAATGAAGCACCGTTTGAAGGAACTATTTTAGAAAATATTACGTGTAATAATAGTAATATTACTATGGAACAACTCATAGATGTTTTAGACAAAGTAAAATTAACCGAAGTAATTAAAAATCTTCCAAATGGATTAGATACCCAACTTTTTCCTGAAGGAAAGCAAATCAATTCATCAGTAACTCAAAAAATTGTTTTAGCACGTTGTATTATTCAACAACCTAGAATTTTATTCCTTGAAGATCCTGTAGATAAATCAGATGATAAATCAGCTAAAGAAATAATTGATTATCTGACCAATAAAGAACACGATTGGACATTAGTTGTGGTCAGTAAAAATCCATATTGGGAGCAAAAATGTAATAAAATAGTTACTATCGATAACGGTCATTTAGTATAA
- a CDS encoding HlyD family secretion protein yields the protein MLNITHNRIEKSVDLHKYKSTRVFVQNQQYKVIKRIFISTGILLIFFLFLPWTQNIKGGGYVTTLKPNQRPQEIQTAIAGRIEKWFVQEGDFVKKGDTIVYISEIKEDYFDPNLVENTGNQVKAKENAVISYSQKVKALEGQMGAIETERNLKYKQAQNKLKQSYLKVKSDSIDLEAVKTQLKIARTQFNRSVNLNKEGLKALTDVEEKRVKLQDVEAKNSTQENKYIAAKNDVLNAQMELNRIQAEYAEKVAKANSDKQTALSSRYDTEAQVNKLKNQYTNYKIRNEFYYITAPQDGYINRALQSGIGETIKEGTSIVSIMPANFEIAVETYIDPIDFPLVNKGEKVRVWFDGWPTIVFSGWPDVSYGTFGGIIVAKENFISDNGKYRVLIAPDPKDKQWPTLLSIGAGAETLALLNDVPIWFEIWRTLNGFPPNFYKVDKKTKEEKKK from the coding sequence ATGCTTAATATAACACACAATAGAATAGAAAAATCAGTTGATTTGCATAAGTATAAATCAACTAGAGTATTTGTTCAAAATCAGCAGTATAAAGTCATAAAAAGAATTTTTATTAGTACAGGAATTCTTTTGATATTTTTTCTCTTTCTTCCTTGGACACAGAATATAAAAGGAGGGGGATATGTAACAACACTAAAGCCCAATCAACGACCACAAGAAATTCAAACAGCTATTGCTGGGCGTATCGAAAAATGGTTTGTTCAAGAAGGAGATTTTGTAAAAAAAGGAGATACAATCGTCTATATTTCCGAAATTAAAGAAGATTATTTTGATCCTAACTTAGTTGAAAATACAGGAAATCAAGTAAAAGCAAAAGAAAATGCTGTAATATCCTATAGCCAAAAAGTAAAAGCGCTAGAGGGACAAATGGGAGCTATAGAAACAGAGAGAAATTTAAAATATAAACAGGCACAAAACAAATTAAAACAATCCTATTTAAAAGTAAAAAGTGATAGTATTGATTTAGAAGCTGTGAAAACTCAGTTAAAGATTGCTCGTACCCAGTTTAATCGTTCTGTAAATTTAAATAAAGAAGGATTAAAAGCTTTAACAGATGTTGAAGAAAAAAGAGTAAAACTTCAAGATGTAGAAGCAAAAAATAGTACCCAAGAAAACAAATACATTGCAGCTAAAAATGATGTATTGAATGCTCAAATGGAACTTAATCGTATTCAAGCTGAGTATGCTGAAAAAGTAGCTAAAGCAAACAGTGATAAGCAAACGGCCCTGAGTTCAAGGTATGATACAGAAGCACAGGTAAATAAATTAAAAAATCAGTATACTAATTATAAAATTAGGAATGAATTTTATTATATCACAGCACCACAAGATGGTTATATAAATAGGGCATTACAATCAGGAATAGGTGAAACTATAAAAGAAGGAACTTCAATTGTAAGTATAATGCCTGCTAATTTTGAAATTGCAGTAGAAACCTATATAGATCCTATTGATTTTCCATTAGTAAATAAAGGAGAGAAAGTTCGTGTATGGTTTGATGGCTGGCCTACAATCGTATTTAGTGGTTGGCCTGATGTTTCTTACGGAACTTTTGGAGGGATTATTGTAGCCAAAGAAAATTTTATCAGTGATAATGGTAAATATAGAGTGTTAATAGCACCTGATCCAAAAGATAAGCAATGGCCTACTTTATTAAGTATAGGTGCAGGAGCAGAGACTTTAGCATTGCTAAATGATGTGCCTATTTGGTTTGAAATTTGGAGGACTTTAAATGGCTTTCCTCCAAATTTTTATAAGGTTGATAAAAAAACTAAAGAAGAAAAGAAAAAATAA
- a CDS encoding TolC family protein has protein sequence MKHLFLILFFIPILIVAQTKELTYNEFLGYVKKYHPLVKQANLNISESQAQLMQARGAFDPKIEVDFDKKDFKDKNYYSIFNSSFKIPTWYGIELKAAFNNSEGIFVNPEITTPNQGLTSLGIRIPVGQGLFINQRMADLRKAKLALTLNTAERDLQALEIIYEASNSYFNWKRAYHEVQLYESYFKNASVRFKGIEKLIEQGDKPAIDSIEAGIAVRNRQLNLEDAQLKLRKAKLEVSNYIWTKDNIPLEIDDTLYPEIQLEKTIRNTLSNIQLKQLIIDHHPKLKALNAKIDMLLIEQRLKANTLLPKLDVSYNYLSEPDYLMKYRFQDYKLGINFSMPLFLRKERGSLKLAKLKIQDVQFSLEFEKQQLKNKVEALYQEQTSLEKQLQINKKLVSDFEKMLSAEEHLFAMGESSLFLINSRENSLVSSKLSNIALENRFYNLLISIYKSLGKYDL, from the coding sequence ATGAAACATCTATTTTTAATACTCTTTTTCATTCCAATACTAATAGTTGCACAAACTAAAGAACTTACTTATAATGAGTTTTTAGGTTATGTAAAAAAATACCATCCATTAGTAAAACAAGCAAATTTAAATATATCTGAATCACAAGCTCAATTAATGCAAGCACGCGGTGCGTTTGATCCTAAAATTGAAGTTGATTTTGACAAGAAAGATTTTAAAGATAAAAACTACTATTCTATTTTTAATAGTAGTTTTAAAATTCCAACTTGGTACGGAATTGAGTTGAAAGCAGCTTTTAACAATAGCGAAGGTATTTTTGTTAATCCAGAAATAACAACACCTAATCAAGGATTAACATCTTTAGGAATTCGTATACCTGTTGGACAAGGTCTGTTTATAAACCAGAGAATGGCTGATCTTCGTAAAGCCAAATTAGCACTTACACTTAATACAGCTGAACGAGATTTACAAGCGTTAGAAATAATATACGAAGCATCCAATAGCTATTTTAATTGGAAACGCGCTTATCATGAAGTACAATTATACGAATCCTATTTTAAAAATGCTTCTGTTCGGTTTAAAGGAATAGAAAAACTAATAGAACAAGGAGATAAGCCTGCTATAGATAGTATAGAAGCAGGTATAGCAGTACGAAATCGCCAATTAAATTTAGAAGATGCTCAACTAAAATTAAGAAAAGCAAAACTAGAAGTTTCTAATTATATTTGGACAAAAGACAACATTCCCTTGGAAATAGATGATACTCTCTATCCCGAAATTCAATTAGAAAAAACAATTCGAAATACCTTATCAAATATTCAATTAAAACAATTAATAATTGATCATCATCCTAAGCTAAAAGCTCTAAATGCTAAAATAGATATGCTTCTTATTGAGCAACGTTTAAAGGCTAATACCCTTTTACCTAAATTAGACGTGAGTTATAATTATCTTTCAGAACCTGATTATTTGATGAAATATCGTTTTCAGGATTATAAATTAGGAATAAATTTTAGTATGCCGTTGTTTTTAAGAAAAGAAAGAGGAAGTTTAAAACTGGCTAAACTTAAAATACAAGATGTACAATTTAGTTTAGAATTTGAAAAACAACAATTAAAAAATAAAGTAGAAGCATTATATCAAGAACAAACTTCATTAGAAAAACAGCTTCAAATTAATAAAAAGTTAGTATCTGATTTTGAAAAAATGCTTTCAGCAGAAGAGCATTTATTTGCAATGGGAGAAAGCTCTTTATTCTTAATTAATTCAAGAGAAAATTCATTAGTAAGTTCTAAATTATCAAATATTGCTTTAGAAAATAGATTCTATAATTTATTGATTAGTATTTATAAATCATTAGGTAAATATGATTTGTAA
- a CDS encoding efflux RND transporter periplasmic adaptor subunit has protein sequence MKTSYRKAKAQSAKNKLQALNISLKGSTSLIPILAPISGYVGKINITKGAFADTGLALFEVVNNSEMHLDLNVYEKDLDKIAVGQEVDFILTNQSNRIIKGRIFGINKSFSNESKTVAVHAKINPNDSKDLITGMYVTANINVTNQTVQALPKDAVVRNGEKYYIYIIEDSHLENPNATHQNKEEEEKNEIHFKAIEVVPGTTDLGYTEIKLVESIPSNSKVVIKGAFYLLSQSKGGGEHEH, from the coding sequence ATCAAAACTAGCTATCGAAAAGCAAAAGCACAAAGTGCAAAAAATAAATTACAGGCTTTAAATATAAGTTTAAAAGGAAGTACTTCACTAATTCCTATTCTAGCTCCTATTAGTGGTTATGTAGGAAAAATAAATATTACGAAAGGTGCTTTTGCTGATACTGGACTTGCTTTATTTGAGGTTGTTAATAATAGCGAAATGCACCTAGATCTTAATGTATATGAAAAAGATTTAGATAAAATTGCTGTAGGACAAGAAGTAGATTTCATCTTAACAAATCAATCAAACCGAATCATTAAAGGAAGGATTTTTGGAATTAATAAATCTTTTTCTAATGAAAGTAAGACAGTTGCGGTACACGCTAAAATTAACCCTAATGATAGTAAAGATTTGATTACAGGAATGTATGTTACGGCAAATATTAATGTTACGAATCAAACTGTTCAGGCTTTACCAAAAGATGCAGTAGTTAGAAATGGAGAAAAATACTATATCTATATCATAGAAGATTCTCATCTAGAAAACCCAAATGCAACACACCAAAACAAAGAAGAAGAAGAAAAAAATGAAATTCACTTTAAAGCAATAGAGGTCGTACCGGGCACTACAGACTTAGGCTATACAGAAATAAAATTAGTAGAATCTATTCCTTCTAATTCTAAAGTTGTTATAAAAGGAGCTTTTTATTTATTATCGCAATCTAAAGGTGGAGGTGAACACGAACATTAA
- a CDS encoding efflux RND transporter periplasmic adaptor subunit, which translates to MNNIQSQFKKFLLLNTFFLILLSSCKDNKKEESQEEIPENEIALTKMQYKTIGIQTGNIENKNLNSSIKASGYTTVPPQNKADVSTLISGVIKDIYVLEGTYVSKGKVLATIQNLEVTKIQEDYQTAMANIEFLQLEYNRQKTLSDEDVNPKKTFQEVKSKLAIEKQKHKVQKINYRL; encoded by the coding sequence ATGAACAATATACAATCACAATTTAAAAAATTTTTACTTCTTAATACATTTTTTCTAATTCTTCTTTCTTCTTGTAAGGACAATAAAAAGGAAGAATCTCAAGAAGAAATTCCTGAGAATGAAATAGCTCTTACTAAAATGCAATACAAAACTATAGGCATTCAAACAGGTAATATAGAAAATAAAAATCTTAATAGCTCAATAAAAGCAAGTGGCTACACAACCGTACCTCCACAAAACAAAGCAGATGTTTCTACCTTAATAAGCGGTGTAATAAAAGATATTTATGTTCTTGAAGGAACCTATGTATCTAAAGGAAAAGTATTAGCAACTATTCAAAACCTAGAAGTAACTAAAATTCAAGAAGATTATCAGACTGCAATGGCTAATATTGAGTTTCTTCAATTAGAATACAATCGTCAAAAAACCTTGAGTGATGAAGATGTTAATCCCAAAAAAACGTTTCAAGAAGTAAAATCAAAACTAGCTATCGAAAAGCAAAAGCACAAAGTGCAAAAAATAAATTACAGGCTTTAA
- a CDS encoding DUF6660 family protein has protein sequence MRLLYIILSVYFLILSGLPCLDTIEHERSIAKSATSDHSHKGHTHTDDLCSPFCTCNCCGTQVLVYQSIISYDFENLPTIITERKESLYKSVFYTNFYNNIWQPPKIA, from the coding sequence ATGAGATTGCTATACATTATATTATCTGTTTATTTCTTAATATTGTCAGGGTTACCTTGCCTAGACACTATAGAGCATGAACGATCTATAGCTAAATCTGCAACATCAGACCATTCTCATAAAGGACATACTCATACAGATGATTTATGTTCTCCTTTTTGCACCTGTAATTGTTGCGGTACTCAAGTATTAGTCTATCAATCAATTATTTCATACGATTTTGAAAATCTTCCTACAATAATTACAGAAAGAAAAGAATCTTTATACAAATCTGTTTTTTATACTAATTTCTACAACAATATTTGGCAACCGCCCAAAATCGCATAA
- a CDS encoding DUF7738 domain-containing protein, producing MIFRLKEGEYLEYNSIEEVIKKYGKYDEYKEEKQPLNVRKYYIWDKLGFYAYTNQENFLKSIYINIFHPNKINVVSKEQIQDPHLIYNNTPNGEYKGMFTYDGHTVDFSKMGYDNWFKTIKELKIEGEQYDPPGDSKKWSRIITEDNLTIEIFRHNNSISNGEGYSVEKVGEINTVTEINIFR from the coding sequence ATTATTTTCAGATTAAAAGAAGGAGAATATCTAGAATACAATTCCATAGAAGAAGTAATTAAAAAATATGGTAAATATGATGAGTACAAAGAGGAAAAACAACCTCTTAATGTACGTAAATATTATATATGGGATAAATTAGGTTTTTATGCTTATACAAATCAAGAAAATTTTTTAAAAAGTATTTATATCAATATTTTCCATCCTAATAAAATAAACGTTGTTTCTAAAGAGCAAATACAAGATCCTCATTTGATTTATAATAATACTCCTAATGGGGAGTATAAAGGGATGTTTACTTATGATGGTCATACGGTTGATTTTAGTAAAATGGGATATGATAATTGGTTTAAAACTATCAAAGAATTAAAAATAGAAGGGGAGCAATATGACCCTCCAGGAGATTCTAAAAAATGGTCTAGAATTATTACAGAAGATAATTTAACTATAGAAATATTTCGTCATAATAATAGTATTAGTAATGGAGAAGGATATTCAGTTGAAAAAGTTGGTGAAATCAACACAGTTACAGAAATAAATATTTTTCGTTAA
- a CDS encoding DUF7738 domain-containing protein yields the protein MKKTILFMAFLMMSLLSSCQNMNEKSNNCPEQGFCIQDTLLYYNAKRINVGEPIANFVKIAGKPDRIVTDSLGGNTNKTWKWSKGFSAYNDEKKLFSD from the coding sequence ATGAAAAAAACAATCCTTTTTATGGCCTTTTTAATGATGTCATTATTAAGCAGTTGTCAGAATATGAATGAAAAAAGTAATAATTGCCCTGAACAAGGCTTTTGTATTCAAGATACCTTATTGTATTACAATGCAAAAAGAATAAATGTAGGGGAGCCTATTGCTAATTTTGTAAAAATTGCGGGCAAACCCGACAGAATAGTAACGGATTCGTTAGGAGGAAATACCAATAAAACTTGGAAGTGGTCAAAAGGATTTTCTGCTTATAATGATGAAAAAAAATTATTTTCAGATTAA
- a CDS encoding DUF2931 family protein, with amino-acid sequence MGLAPGGAVSVWIGGSKSTIEIAHFRAQPTTVSMKDMVPGNPEITEEEFFNRFDPNDAYDKKIIDNFNKNGIPFGIWSTAYREKYHWKIDIALENKASQLIYKQANLLNGEIEILVEDLLKNDKEKPRGLPRVFHLEWLTPDKKAKAVDIEVNEPQLFEVIKKIDKNVAFQFLFKHTAQKTGLYILQRDQEYLVQTIAPTEVYDKRS; translated from the coding sequence GTGGGCTTAGCACCGGGCGGAGCCGTATCAGTATGGATAGGTGGTTCAAAGTCAACAATAGAAATAGCCCATTTTAGAGCCCAGCCTACAACGGTTTCTATGAAAGATATGGTGCCTGGAAATCCCGAAATTACGGAAGAGGAGTTCTTTAATCGGTTTGATCCAAACGATGCCTATGACAAAAAAATTATTGACAATTTTAATAAAAACGGAATCCCTTTTGGTATTTGGAGTACTGCTTATAGAGAAAAATACCATTGGAAAATAGACATTGCTTTAGAGAATAAAGCATCTCAATTAATCTACAAACAAGCTAATTTACTCAACGGCGAAATTGAAATTTTAGTAGAAGATTTGTTAAAAAACGATAAAGAAAAACCTAGAGGTTTACCTAGAGTATTTCATTTGGAATGGTTAACACCTGACAAAAAAGCCAAGGCAGTAGATATAGAGGTTAACGAACCTCAATTATTTGAGGTTATTAAAAAAATAGATAAAAATGTAGCGTTTCAATTCCTCTTTAAGCATACCGCTCAAAAAACAGGGCTGTATATCCTACAAAGGGATCAAGAATATTTAGTGCAAACTATAGCGCCAACTGAGGTTTATGATAAACGTTCGTAA